In Zingiber officinale cultivar Zhangliang chromosome 6A, Zo_v1.1, whole genome shotgun sequence, a single genomic region encodes these proteins:
- the LOC121995052 gene encoding two-component response regulator ARR10-like → MEEASSSRHSIRCMVVDDDTTCLKIIATMLTSLNFLVQPFKSTAEALSSLREQDHRIDLFLIEVHAGEASSAGSTTLASFDLVDLIVNQTDIPVITMCANDDDKIICESLRHGARFHFTKPVTKAVAEVMRQKAMQGKTEHGIARSNQADLEGIHIEYCDSINVEDGKGKLGLEFYGVVAPRRTVRCTGNSDVETGEGSEKPQRRRSGRLTWDSDLRQRFSSAVELLGQHAVPRKILELMNVDGITIKQIASHLQKHRKTHQGRLSQPVKLRKRKLEKKSSVSSQKPTLKPLLPKYPPSMLCALPTPVHIHGGMQRPDQQMVIGNAVEWSDFDVRRDELQSRGTGEVASKGSSSSAAVHENSEGLDIGNFDLDEDLIAEIAEEIEMYLGIPPP, encoded by the exons ATGGAAGAAGCATCTTCTTCGAGACATTCAATAAGATGCATGGTTGTTGATGACGACACAACTTGCCTCAAGATCATTGCCACCATGCTCACCTCTTTAAATTTTTTAG TTCAACCATTCAAGAGCACAGCCGAAGCTTTGTCCTCCCTCCGCGAACAAGACCACCGAATCGATCTGTTTTTGATTGAGGTCCACGCCGGCGAGGCCAGCTCCGCCGGCTCCACCACGTTGGCTTCCTTCGACCTCGTCGACCTCATCGTCAACCAAACCGACATTCCTGTCATCA cgATGTGCGCCAACGACGACGACAAGATCATCTGCGAGTCGCTGCGGCACGGAGCGCGGTTCCACTTCACTAAGCCGGTGACGAAGGCGGTGGCCGAGGTCATGCGGCAGAAGGCGATGCAGGGGAAAACAGAACACGGGATTGCTAGAAGCAACCAAGCAGATTTGGAGGGTATTCATATAGAATATTGTGACTCCATTAACGTTGAGGACGGAAAAGGGAAGCTTGGTTTGGAATTCTACGGCGTGGTCGCTCCGAGAAGAACGGTCCGATGCACCGGGAATTCCGATGTGGAAACGGGGGAAGGCAGTGAGAAACCGCAGCGGAGGAGATCAGGGCGGTTGACTTGGGATTCAGATCTCCGTCAGAGGTTTTCATCAGCAGTGGAGCTTTTAGGGCAAC ATGCTGTTCCAAGGAAGATACTCGAGCTTATGAATGTCGACGGGATCACAATCAAGCAAATTGCTAGCCACCTTCAG AAACATCGAAAAACACATCAAGGACGGCTGAGTCAACCTGTAAAGTTGCGGAAAAGGAAACTCGAAAAGAAGTCTTCTGTGTCCTCTCAGAAGCCGACGCTGAAGCCTCTGCTTCCCAAGTATCCTCCATCGATGCTCTGCGCTCTACCTACACCCGTCCACATCCATGGCGGAATGCAGCGTCCAGACCAGCAGATGGTGATCGGTAACGCCGTCGAATGGTCGGACTTCGACGTGAGAAGAGACGAGCTGCAGAGCAGGGGAACTGGGGAAGTTGCGTCGAAGGGCTCATCATCGAGCGCTGCGGTGCATGAGAATTCTGAAGGCTTAGACATTGGAAACTTCGATTTGGATGAAGACCTCATTGCGGAGATCGCTGAAGAAATTGAGATGTATTTAGGCATACCGCCACCATGA